One region of Thunnus thynnus chromosome 14, fThuThy2.1, whole genome shotgun sequence genomic DNA includes:
- the morn4 gene encoding MORN repeat-containing protein 4 isoform X1: protein MPEGDMTLTRGSFTYASGEEYHGEWKEGRRHGVGQLKFQDGTCYTGQFDNGLFHGSGVLLFTDGSRYEGEFAQGKFQGTGIFSRYDGMKFEGEFKDGRVEGYGLLTFPDGAHGVPRNEGLFQNHKLQKREKCSGVVQRAQASATNARSLAL, encoded by the exons ATGCCCGA GGGTGACATGACTCTGACCAGAGGATCTTTCACCTATGCCAGTGGAGAAGAGTACCATGGCGAGTGGAAAGAAG GTCGGAGGCATGGTGTTGGCCAGCTCAAGTTTCAGGATGGAACCTGCTACACAGGCCAGTTTGACAATGGACTCTTCCATGGCTCTGGCGTTCTGCTATTTACAGATGGATCCAG GTACGAAGGAGAATTTGCACAGGGAAAGTTTCAAGGCACAGGAATCTTCAGTCGTTACGATGGCATGAAGTTTGAAGGAGAATTCAAAGACGGACGTGTTGAGGGATATG GGCTATTGACTTTCCCAGACGGAGCTCATGGTGTCCCACGAAATGAAGGCTTGTTTCAAAACCACAAGctgcagaagagagagaagtgtTCAGGAGTGGTGCAGCGGGCGCAGGCTTCAGCCACCAACGCTCGCAGTCTGGCACTTTGA
- the morn4 gene encoding MORN repeat-containing protein 4 isoform X2, translating to MTLTRGSFTYASGEEYHGEWKEGRRHGVGQLKFQDGTCYTGQFDNGLFHGSGVLLFTDGSRYEGEFAQGKFQGTGIFSRYDGMKFEGEFKDGRVEGYGLLTFPDGAHGVPRNEGLFQNHKLQKREKCSGVVQRAQASATNARSLAL from the exons ATGACTCTGACCAGAGGATCTTTCACCTATGCCAGTGGAGAAGAGTACCATGGCGAGTGGAAAGAAG GTCGGAGGCATGGTGTTGGCCAGCTCAAGTTTCAGGATGGAACCTGCTACACAGGCCAGTTTGACAATGGACTCTTCCATGGCTCTGGCGTTCTGCTATTTACAGATGGATCCAG GTACGAAGGAGAATTTGCACAGGGAAAGTTTCAAGGCACAGGAATCTTCAGTCGTTACGATGGCATGAAGTTTGAAGGAGAATTCAAAGACGGACGTGTTGAGGGATATG GGCTATTGACTTTCCCAGACGGAGCTCATGGTGTCCCACGAAATGAAGGCTTGTTTCAAAACCACAAGctgcagaagagagagaagtgtTCAGGAGTGGTGCAGCGGGCGCAGGCTTCAGCCACCAACGCTCGCAGTCTGGCACTTTGA
- the ankrd2 gene encoding ankyrin repeat domain-containing protein 2 has protein sequence MDQKTGIEKRVQAEERVRRISSDLRCEVLGPNGAENITELCKRNKKIKKTYSSRGSVEMPMRPVDMTEFMNAASQGKLDTIDKYLADGGNPDVHDELKRTALHRASMVGHTAVIQMLLENGAEINFKDQLGSRAIHWACRGGNLAVVKALKSHGADLNIRDKLYSTPLHVATRTGNTIIVEYLLECGAKLNCQDREGDTALHDAVQLNRYKIVKLLIAAGADTKIKNHEGVTAVQQVKQWQFDIMETLQSLVPPENTSREE, from the exons ATGGACCAGAAAACAGGAATAGAAAAGAGAGTTCAG gcagaggagagagtgaggagaATCTCTTCAGATCTGCGCTGTGAGGTTTTGGGCCCGAATGGAGCAGAGAATATTACAGAGCTGTGCAAAAGGAATAAGAAGATCAAGAAAACATACTCATCCAGGGGGTCTGTGGAAATGCCTATG AGGCCCGTGGATATGACAGAATTCATGAATGCAGCCAGTCAAGGCAAACTGGATACAATAGACAAGTATCTGGCAGATGGTGGGAATCCTGATGTCCATGATGAG TTAAAGAGGACAGCACTACATCGTGCCTCTATGGTAGGACACACTGCGGTGATCCAAATGCTTCTAGAAAACGGAGCTGAGATCAACTTTAAAGATCAA CTGGGCTCCAGAGCCATACACTGGgcctgcagaggaggaaacCTGGCAGTTGTTAAAGCTCTGAAGAGCCACGGGGCTGACCTGAACATTAGAGATAAG TTGTATAGCACTCCTCTGCATGTGGCCACAAGAACAGGCAACACCATCATTGTGGAGTATCTGCTGGAATGCGGTGCCAAGCTCAACTGCCAGGACAGG GAAGGGGACACAGCCCTGCACGATGCAGTGCAGCTCAACAGATACAAAATAGTGAAGCTGCTCATAGCTGCAGGAgctgacacaaaaataaaaaatcat GAGGGAGTGACAGCAGTCCAGCAGGTAAAACAATGGCAGTTTGACATCATGGAGACCCTGCAGAGTCTGGTGCCGCCTGAAAACACCTCGAGAGAGGAGTGA
- the st3gal7 gene encoding ST3 beta-galactoside alpha-2,3-sialyltransferase 7 isoform X1: MVMLNRLSVEDPDDGSPLLSEAAEAAVPMPDIHRQQVVTRTDSEGFFLCRRGNLAFSLVLLIGCYSAILIPAYFPLNKLSAVSDDYQHPKDLALLNRSASLLSGPCQPHWCLNHLKPLSCSAGLQDIPVFVQQDRSVPSDLPPPLGLQGSKEHLTLALASLPQPGLPPSLKREGSCRRCVVVGSGGVLHGSHLGSHIDQYDIIIRLNNAPVTGFERDAGSHTTIRMMYPEGAPHSANEYKNTTIVALVVFKSLDLDWLTSVINKQPLSFWSKLWFWREVVDDIPLRPENFRILHPEIIHKTGQVLQKYALKQGNMVPTLGASAVVMALQLCDQVSLAGFGYDMEHPEARLHYYETIHMDAMKSQVVHDVSAEKLFLRDLVAAGAVTDLTGAL; this comes from the exons ATGGTGATGCTGAATCGCTTGAGTGTCGAAGACCCAGATGATggctctcctctgctgtctgagGCTGCGGAGGCTGCAGTACCGATGCCTGACATTCACAGACAACAAGTGGTCACAAGGACAGACTCCGAGGGATTTTTCCTGTGCAG GAGAGGGAACCTTGCCTTTAGTCTGGTACTGCTGATTGGATGCTACTCGGCTATTCTAATTCCAGCATATTTCCCCTTGAATAAATTGTCAGCTGTCAGCGACGACTACCAACATCCCAAAGATCTG GCCTTGCTAAACCGGTCGGCCTCCCTGCTGTCAGGCCCCTGTCAGCCTCACTGGTGTCTGAACCACCTCAAGCCCCTGTCCTGTTCTGCAGGCCTCCAGGACATCcctgtgtttgtgcagcagGACAGGTCTGTGCCCTCGGATCTGCCCCCTCCTCTGGGGCTTCAGGGTAGTAAAGAGCATCTCACCCTGGCTCTTGCCTCCCTGCCTCAGCCTGGTTTGCCTCCATCCCTGAAGAGAGAGGGCAGCTGCAGGAGATGTGTGGTAGTGGGCAGCGGAGGTGTTCTTCACGGGAGCCATCTTGGATCCCATATAGACCAGTATGACATCATTATCAG GCTGAATAATGCTCCAGTGACTGGCTTTGAAAGAGATGCTGGTTCCCACACCACCATCCGCATGATGTATCCAGAGGGAGCACCTCACTCTGCAAATGAGTACAAAAATACCACTATAGTTGCTCTGGTGGTCTTTAAGAGCCTGGATCTGGACTGGCTCACTTCTGTCATCAACAAACAACCTCTG aGTTTCTGGTCCAAATTGTGGTTCTGGAGGGAGGTGGTGGATGATATTCCCTTAAGACCAGAGAACTTCCGGATCCTCCATCCAGAGATTATTCACAAGACTGGACAAGTCTTACAGAAATATGCTCTGAAACAGGGAAAT ATGGTTCCAACGCTAGGTGCCAGTGCTGTGGTGATGGCTTTGCAGCTGTGTGACCAGGTGAGCCTGGCAGGATTTGGCTATGATATGGAGCATCCAGAGGCTAGACTTCACTACTATGAGACCATACACATGGATGCTATGAAGTCTCAA GTGGTGCATGACGTCAGTGCCGAGAAACTCTTCTTGAGGGATCTGGTGGCTGCAGGAGCCGTGACAGATCTCACAGGAGCGTTATGA
- the st3gal7 gene encoding ST3 beta-galactoside alpha-2,3-sialyltransferase 7 isoform X2, which translates to MVMLNRLSVEDPDDGSPLLSEAAEAAVPMPDIHRQQVVTRTDSEGFFLCRRGNLAFSLVLLIGCYSAILIPAYFPLNKLSAVSDDYQHPKDLALLNRSASLLSGPCQPHWCLNHLKPLSCSAGLQDIPVFVQQDRSVPSDLPPPLGLQGSKEHLTLALASLPQPGLPPSLKREGSCRRCVVVGSGGVLHGSHLGSHIDQYDIIIRLNNAPVTGFERDAGSHTTIRMMYPEGAPHSANEYKNTTIVALVVFKSLDLDWLTSVINKQPLSFWSKLWFWREVVDDIPLRPENFRILHPEIIHKTGQVLQKYALKQGN; encoded by the exons ATGGTGATGCTGAATCGCTTGAGTGTCGAAGACCCAGATGATggctctcctctgctgtctgagGCTGCGGAGGCTGCAGTACCGATGCCTGACATTCACAGACAACAAGTGGTCACAAGGACAGACTCCGAGGGATTTTTCCTGTGCAG GAGAGGGAACCTTGCCTTTAGTCTGGTACTGCTGATTGGATGCTACTCGGCTATTCTAATTCCAGCATATTTCCCCTTGAATAAATTGTCAGCTGTCAGCGACGACTACCAACATCCCAAAGATCTG GCCTTGCTAAACCGGTCGGCCTCCCTGCTGTCAGGCCCCTGTCAGCCTCACTGGTGTCTGAACCACCTCAAGCCCCTGTCCTGTTCTGCAGGCCTCCAGGACATCcctgtgtttgtgcagcagGACAGGTCTGTGCCCTCGGATCTGCCCCCTCCTCTGGGGCTTCAGGGTAGTAAAGAGCATCTCACCCTGGCTCTTGCCTCCCTGCCTCAGCCTGGTTTGCCTCCATCCCTGAAGAGAGAGGGCAGCTGCAGGAGATGTGTGGTAGTGGGCAGCGGAGGTGTTCTTCACGGGAGCCATCTTGGATCCCATATAGACCAGTATGACATCATTATCAG GCTGAATAATGCTCCAGTGACTGGCTTTGAAAGAGATGCTGGTTCCCACACCACCATCCGCATGATGTATCCAGAGGGAGCACCTCACTCTGCAAATGAGTACAAAAATACCACTATAGTTGCTCTGGTGGTCTTTAAGAGCCTGGATCTGGACTGGCTCACTTCTGTCATCAACAAACAACCTCTG aGTTTCTGGTCCAAATTGTGGTTCTGGAGGGAGGTGGTGGATGATATTCCCTTAAGACCAGAGAACTTCCGGATCCTCCATCCAGAGATTATTCACAAGACTGGACAAGTCTTACAGAAATATGCTCTGAAACAGGGAAAT TAG
- the hps1 gene encoding Hermansky-Pudlak syndrome 1 protein, whose translation MKGLLIASESAEVLFHWTDPEFQQNIQEKYGAAQEEGQGLPAFEDSISTLFAPIIISCSTMVDRLGDSYTCFTTENNHIYVLHQFDEFLYIAVNGDGEEGEDDLNRKIYVMKKMIEVIFGMVTLSGNLLRKELRPQDTEQRARLWKHLQSLLETYNHLRENDQSFLVEAVERLIHPTLCEQCIEFLERRLVQQLNSSVERAGEEVLHAFILVHTKLLAFYSSRNASSLATSDLLTLIIMAQNMYPSNIDLDDPGPEDVESTSGSGPESFYTPEPSPTDRDSSGSENPVRGSTPVFEFVDPDIQMAEDSLQTLEVPPPDPSTPRRVFLEVSQKEGLYPMMPHSMYCLPLWPGITLVLLTKIPTSAVAISVYTFLEAFAKLEKRLNEGQEGSSATRGQPTIQDIRSKLDKFIKALGPSEIQSAQLQNVWTEFKNRAFARGGPGFNKDLIPWCKNMKTQLCGVYRQCFFIDSGLADIPRQLSPSLQERAQSMVQEKLMDWKDFLLVKSKRNITMVSYLEEFPGLIHFICVDRSTGQMIAPSLNITERTTSELGKGPVAQFIKSKVWSLVSTTRRYLQKGYSTVTLRDGDFYFCYFLWFENETGYKLEAGEMPILPDDSAPIGMLAWDYYRKLLRYYSKNHQGEVVKCYELLTVHLGVIPTEIILQHCRQLASKLWEPSRNPLL comes from the exons ATGAAGGGCTTGCTGATAGCCAGTGAGAGTGCTGAGGTCCTCTTCCACTGGACTGACCCAGAGTTTCAGCAGAATATCCAGGAGAAGTATGGGGCAGCTCAAGAGGAAGGCCAGGGG cTTCCCGCCTTCGAGGACAGCATCAGCACGCTGTTTGCTCCCATCATTATCTCCTGCAGTACCATGGTCGACAGACTGGGTGACAGCTACACCTGCTTCACCACAGAAAACAACCACATCTACGTCCTACACCAG TTTGATGAGTTTCTCTACATTGCTGTGAATGGAGATGGTGAGGAGGGAGAAGATGACCTGAATAGGAAGATCTATGTGATGAAGAAGATGATTGAGGTCATATTTGGCATGGTCACCCTCAGCGGTAACCTCCTCAGGAAAGA ACTGCGTCCTCAGGACACCGAGCAAAGAGCGAGGCTGTGGAAGCATCTCCAGAGCCTGCTGGAGACATACAACCACCTCCGAGAGAATGACCAGAGCTTCTTAGTGGAG gcaGTGGAGAGGCTTATCCACCCCACGCTGTGTGAGCAGTGCATAGAGTTTCTGGAGCGTCGTCTAGTTCAGCAGCTCAACAGCAGTgtagagagagcaggagaggaggtGCTGCATGCCTTCATTCTGGTTCACACCAAACTGCTTGCCTTCTACTCCAG CCGCAATGCGAGCTCCCTCGCCACCTCTGACCTCCTGACCCTCATCATCATGGCGCAGAATATGTATCCTAGCAACATAGACCTAGATGACCCAGGTCCTGAG GATGTTGAGAGTACATCTGGCTCTGGTCCTGAAAGTTTTTACACCCCAGAGCCTTCGCCTACAGACAGAGACTCAAGTGGTTCAG AAAATCCAGTGAGAGGCAGTACTCCTGTATTTGAATTTGTGGACCCAGATATCCAG ATGGCAGAGGACAGCTTACAGACTCTGGAGGTTCCTCCACCTGACCCCTCAACCCCCCGTAGAGTCTTCTTAGAGGTCTCACAGAAAGAGGGGCTGTATCCCATGATGCCTCACTCCATGTACTGTTTGCCACTGTGGCCTGGCATCACGCTAGTGCTGCTAACTAAG ATTCCCACCAGTGCAGTGGCCATATCAGTGTATACGTTTCTGGAGGCCTTTGCCAAGCTGGAGAAGCGTTTAAATGAAGGTCAAGAAGGTTCTTCTGCTACTAGAGGCCAGCCGACTATACAGGACATCCGAAGCAAACTGGATAAATTCATCAAAGCCCTGGGGCCAAGTGAGATTCag TCTGCACAGTTACAAAATGTCTGGACAGAGTTCAAGAACCGAGCCTTCGCCAGAGGAGGACCTGGGTTTAACAAAGA tctTATCCCGTGGTGTAAGAATATGAAGACCCAGCTGTGTGGCGTATACCGACAGTGTTTCTTTATTGACTCTGGGCTTGCCGACATTCCTCGACAACTCTCGCCCAGTCTGCAGGAAAGAGCCCAGTCTATGGTGCA GGAAAAACTGATGGATTGGAAGGACTTCTTGTTAGTGAAAAGCAAGAGGAATATCACCATGGTGTC TTACCTGGAAGAGTTCCCAGGCCTTATTCACTTTATCTGTGTGGACCGATCCACCGGCCAAATGATCGCACCGTCGCTCAACATCACAGAGCGCACCACCTCTGAGCTGGGGAAAGGACCAGTGGCTCAGTTCATCAAAAGCAAG gtgtggagcCTGGTCAGCACAACACGGCGCTATCTCCAGAAGGGTTACTCCACTGTCACATTGCGTGATGGAGACTTCTACTTCTGCTACTTCCTctggtttgaaaatgaaaca GGCTACAAGTTAGAAGCAGGGGAAATGCCCATCCTACCTGATGACTCTGCTCCCATCGGGATGCTTGCCTGGGACTATTACAG GAAGCTGCTGCGGTACTACAGCAAGAATCACCAGGGTGAGGTGGTGAAGTGCTATGAGCTGCTGACAGTACACCTGGGGGTCATCCCCACTGAGATCATCCTCCAGCACTGCAGACAGCTGGCAAGCAAGCTGTGGGAGCCTTCTCGCAATCCGCTGCTGTAG